The Pieris rapae chromosome 8, ilPieRapa1.1, whole genome shotgun sequence genomic interval TAGGTAGAAGTTCGTGTTCTATGATAATCCTGTTCCTTGACAGTTGTGACTTGTGAGTTGACATTACGgtggtttataaatatatatacatatactggtattatattatataatgtttagatatgtttctaaaaatttatttcacagacaagtaattttataaaattcagaGCATGATATAAATTTGcacagataaataataaacttgcTTGACAGCATACAATTgacattacattttttgtgttttgatAGGtcggtatataatatataattagaacgACGTTTTGCTTAAGAATTCCTGGTGATTTTGAGGTTACTTACTTAATATGAAATGAATTAGTATTACCGAATAAGTTATCAATTTCAGAGATTCAGGAAAAAAAATTCGTTGAAAATGGCTAGTGTTTCAACCGCCCCGGCACCTGGGATGCATCAAATCGACTTATCGAAGCTTAATTTGAATCAGTTGGCTCAACTGAAGCAGCAACTTGATCaagtaaaaacatacatattatattctatacatgagtttaatatttgtttgattgtgTTATATCCTGTAAAATTATTGCTTTCTTACCTATTATTTTCCTTACTGCAGGAGCTGAACGTATTTCAAGACTCTTTACAAACGCTGAAAATAGCTCAACGAAAATTTGTAGAATCTGGTGAGAGTGTTGAAAAACTGAAACCAGAAACAAAAGGCAGAACCTTGTTGGTTCCATTAACAGGATCAATGTATGTACCTGGCACTATAGCTGATTCTGAGAATGTCATTATTGATATTGGCACTGGATATTATGCAcaaaaagtaagtaaatacATAGTCATCtgataataaacatattcttaaaatattcactaaataattttaattttaccttaTTTCACTATGTCTTATTaaggtataaattatttgttattatattaaggttACCATGTTAAGTTGTATAGTTTTGTAAAGttgaatttgtattttctttaatattgttatttacttaCTGTTATAAATCCTACACGATATTTATGCTTGTCACTTACTTGCAGTTTGAGACATCTTATCAGCCTGTAGCATAACCTGTTCAACTaagacatttataaatttatctaaattgaTAGTGTTTCTTGCtgttaaatgtacatatattgatCTGTGAAATAAGGTGGTAATGTGTAGTGTAAATCATATAAACTGTTGCTCTTCATTGTCAGTCAGTGTTAGTGCTAAATCTTGGCTTTGAGTTACTTTTTTTACCTTCAGTTGCTCtccacttttttttataatttttaagtatgtatgtatgtcgtGTGGActctgttttttttcttatgcCCATGTGgtcaaattgtgtttcaaGTTCTGACTAATTAAGTCAGCCTAGTGCTTTCCTGGTAATTATGaactttattttcttacttaataatttatgtatttcttacAGAATGTTGCAGGAGCAAAGGACTATTTTGATAGGAAAGTGAAGTTTGTAACAGAGcaaatggaaaaaatacaagtaCTAGGAATTGAAAAAACCAAAGTGCGAGAAGCAATTTGTATGATGATAGAAATGAAAGTTCAAGCACAGGCACAGAATACATCAACatcataacattaattaatgttcTCAATTTATTCAAACGTGGTTTGctatgataaaattaatacatcttTTAAAATTCTCATTAGGTTGATTGTTTTTACTGACAAATACaacatactttaataattgtgaaatttataaaataatgttatgaacaaacaaacaaaatcatttttaatgaataacaaaaaataaagtgttgtACCTTTGATATTCCTTGGAGTGTACTATAATCCACATTAATAAGTAGCATAGttggtatattaaaatattaaagcaatTTGCCTTCGTTACTGTAGCATTTCTTGCTTTTTACAGAACTGTATAAATCAATGTTGTATGGGAGAATTAAcgcaatgtattattttttaccgtttcaaaaacattattcaCATTATTACACTAAAGTTAATTTCTAATAACCAAGCTAACCTTttctttaaagattttaaacatttgatttgtgatatttttctCATATTCATTCTATCAAATTACTTGTATTAGAAGTGTATTTGACATTACTTatgcttatttaaaataaaaaatattaaaattttatatgttgagTTTTTGTCTTATGAACAATGTATTTCTGTATGTATTGATATTTGGGCTACATTTGACTAgccaataatatattaacaacatCCAAGGAACTCGAACATCATCTTTGGTTAGCTAATGGAATGGACGGTCCAAGTGAGAGTGTTAAGTGGGGAAATTGAGTCCAccctacatacatatattcattattttattcatttacttaCTACTCTTTTTATAAAGAGTACGCATATGTCAGCTTTACGCCATATAATACGAAATTGTAAAACTTCAGAGTCCGCTTCAGAGACTTCTAATACCGCTACGACATT includes:
- the LOC110992203 gene encoding prefoldin subunit 5; translation: MASVSTAPAPGMHQIDLSKLNLNQLAQLKQQLDQELNVFQDSLQTLKIAQRKFVESGESVEKLKPETKGRTLLVPLTGSMYVPGTIADSENVIIDIGTGYYAQKNVAGAKDYFDRKVKFVTEQMEKIQVLGIEKTKVREAICMMIEMKVQAQAQNTSTS